TCATCATCATCAAAATCAAACATGGTATTGACTGAGAAATTGACGCTGCGCTCGCTGCCATTGAGGGCGGTTAGAGTTTGATCGGGATAATACTGCTTACTGCTTTTGGCATTTTTAGCTTCCAGGGCTGAATCGAACCAATTGGCAAACATGCCCTTATCAATGTTAATGATGTCATAGATCGATCGACCTTCGAGGCGATAGTCATGGCCAAGATCGCCACAGCCCAATAATTCATAGGCTCGTTCATTGACGGCAATAATATTACCTTTATTATCGGTAGAAATCACCGCATCGGAAAGGCTGCGCAGAATGTCCTGCTGCATTTTTTGCTCTTGCTTGACCTTTTCAAACAGCTTGGCATTTTCTAGGGCTACGCCAGCCTGCACATTAAAGGCCTTCATGAAATCTTCATCACCACTGTTAAAACTGGCTTTGAATATTTCCGGCGCTTCTGGCCAGGCCGCAGGATCATATTCTGGGAAGTCACCGCGCTGGCGTTTGTTCACCAATTGGGTCACGCCAATTAGTTCTTGAGCCGAATTGAAGATTGGCATACATAGCAGGCTACAGGTGCGATAACCATTGGATTGGTCAAACTTTTTAGAGTTTTCCGAATCGGCATGGTTATATAAATCAAAGGAAATATTTAATACATTGCCTGTTTCTGCTACCCGCCCAGCATAGCCAACGCCCAATGGTACGCGCAGTTCTTTGGTGGTGCCATCTGCCAGTGATATCCGTGTCCACAGGTCATGGCGATCGCGGTCGATCAGCCATAGGGTACTGCGATCGGCATCCATGAGTTGTTTGGCCTCATCCATCACCTTTTTGAGGGTGGTTTCGAGGTCTAAACTTTGCCCCAGAGACATCGCCGCCTGCATCAGTGCTTCCGCGGCACGTTGCTTTTGAGCCGCCAAATAGAAAGCTTGCGAACTCTCTAAGATCAGTCGCATAGATGGTGCAAACTGGGCAAATAGCGCCTGGTCTTCCTGGCTAAACCCATAGGTATCGATCCGATCTTCCAGCGGAATGCTCCCATCTAGGCTGGTGAGTTTGTTGATTAGCTGCACCACCGCAACTAGATCGCCATTGTCATTGAGCAGCGGCATCGCCAGCATCGTATAGGTGCGATAGCCAGTGCGATCGAATTGTTTTTTAGCCTGAATGGAGCGGGGATCATCAAAAAAGTCGTAGAGAATATTGACCGTATTTTTGGTGAGGGCAACTTCTCCAGCGATGCTATTGGGAGCAAGAGGAATTCTGATTTCAATACTTTTGCCAGCCTCACCCTCTTTGGGGACATTTGACCAGAGTTGATCACGTTCCGCATCGAGCAAAAAAATCGTGGTGCGATCGGCACTGAGCAACTCACCAATTTTGAAGCGGATCGCCTGGAGCATTTCATCCAGGATCACATCAAAATCAGTATTGAGTAGACCCAGGGTTTGATTGACCACCCGCAGTCTTTGCTCAACATCAGTAACCGCCTGCTTAAAATTGTCCTGGGTGAGCGGAGCCAGCACTGAAGCAAAGCTGCCTCGCTTAGTTACCAGGGCACCGGCATAATTTGGCGCTGGTGTACTTCTAGCGCCAGTATTAATATTATCGCTAATGTTGTCGCTATCTGTGACGATGTCAACTATGACAGCCGATTGATCTTCTGATGGTAATGTCATAATCGCACTGAAAGAAGATAATTATTGCCCCAAATATGCCGCTGGACTATATCTGATCATAATTCGATTCATAGTTCGATCGCAATTGGTCAATTTTAAACCTAACTTTGATTGAATGTTGGTGAGCCAGCCTAATAAATATAGAGATTAATTCAAGATAGCGATCGGGTTGATTAGCAACAGCCCCAATCCATTAATACTTTCTACCTAAAATATTAAACTACTGCCCATGCATTACCCTAGTTAGTGGCATGCAAACTTATGCACATAATCAATCGGCTGACTTCTAACCCAAACCAATTTAGTTAAATGATTTGAGCTGATTGATTGCTGATTGGTTAAAGATTTTGGCTCAGAAGGCACGATCGCCAGTCTCAGCATCTAACTCAATCTAATCTCTCTAAATTTAATCAGCATTAAATTAGGTAAGGCACCGATCGCTGCTAGAGCATAGCTAACTAGTATCTTATCCAGGTTTCACAATAACACGGTAGCTTAGGCATCCAAATCTAGGGCTGTAAGCCAGCTTATTCCTTTTGTTTACTAACTTCGTACTCGTTAACTTACTTAACCAGAATTCTCTAGCTAGCTACCAAAACACATAACCCAAATATCTAGCCTAATTTAGGTTCACCTAAAATTGGGTAAAAGTTATCACCAAAATCACAACAGCTATGGTTCGGAGCTGGCGGCCAAAAAACGGTGTCAGAAAATGTAATACTACCACATCTGGCCTGGGATAAAGGCTGCGTAATTCCGCTTAAAGACGCTCAGTGCGGCCCTTTGGCATAATCATGCTTCTGTTTGTTTGGTAGGTTGGCGAATTGAATTACCTGATTCAAATTGCCTGATTCAAATTTAAGGTCAAGCCTTGCCAACATAAAGCTAGAATAGTTGCTGGCTAAATTTTGGTAACTGAGGCGATCGCCTTAATTAAGCTCTTACGCAAGTTAGATATCTTAGATTTCTAGGTTTGTGATTTCTAGGTTTGTGATCCTGGCCAAAAGCTCTGAGCTAACCTAGCTAATCAACTACATGCTTCCTCTCAATGGCTATTAAAGCTGTTGAGTAGATATGTAGATATTTAGTTAAATTCAATCGATCAATAAATAATAAACAACATGACTGTTCGTGTCCGCATTGCACCAAGTCCTACTGGCAATCTCCACATTGGTACTGCCCGTACGGCGATGTTTAACTGGCTCTATGCCCGCCGTCATGGGGGCAAGTTTGTGCTGCGGATCGAAGACACCGACAAGCAACGATCGCGCCCGGAATATACCGAGAATATTCTGAAGGGGCTGGAATGGTTGGGGTTAGATTATGACGAAGGGCCCATTTATCAAAGTGATCGTTTCGATCGGCACGTGGAAATGGTGCAATTATTGCTCGATCGGGGTTTGGCCTATTATTGCTATACCTCAGCAGCGGAGCTGGAGCAAATGCGGCAGGAGCAAGCCGCCAAAAAGCAAGCCCCCCGTTATGACAATCGCCACCGTAATTTGACCCAGGCACAGCGGGATCAGTTTGCTGCCCAGGGACGGATTCCGGTGATCAGATTTATTATTCAAGAGCCGCGCGAAATTGTCTGGACAGACCTGGTGCGGGGCAAGGTGACCTGGAATAGCCGCGATCTGGGGGGGGATATGGTGATCGCTAAGGTGGACGAAACTGGCGCAATTAGTCAGGCACTCTATAACTTTGCGGTGGTGGTGGATGATCTGGATATGGAGATCAGCCAGGTGATTCGTGGCGA
The sequence above is a segment of the Pseudanabaena sp. PCC 7367 genome. Coding sequences within it:
- a CDS encoding adenylate/guanylate cyclase domain-containing protein, whose translation is MTLPSEDQSAVIVDIVTDSDNISDNINTGARSTPAPNYAGALVTKRGSFASVLAPLTQDNFKQAVTDVEQRLRVVNQTLGLLNTDFDVILDEMLQAIRFKIGELLSADRTTIFLLDAERDQLWSNVPKEGEAGKSIEIRIPLAPNSIAGEVALTKNTVNILYDFFDDPRSIQAKKQFDRTGYRTYTMLAMPLLNDNGDLVAVVQLINKLTSLDGSIPLEDRIDTYGFSQEDQALFAQFAPSMRLILESSQAFYLAAQKQRAAEALMQAAMSLGQSLDLETTLKKVMDEAKQLMDADRSTLWLIDRDRHDLWTRISLADGTTKELRVPLGVGYAGRVAETGNVLNISFDLYNHADSENSKKFDQSNGYRTCSLLCMPIFNSAQELIGVTQLVNKRQRGDFPEYDPAAWPEAPEIFKASFNSGDEDFMKAFNVQAGVALENAKLFEKVKQEQKMQQDILRSLSDAVISTDNKGNIIAVNERAYELLGCGDLGHDYRLEGRSIYDIINIDKGMFANWFDSALEAKNAKSSKQYYPDQTLTALNGSERSVNFSVNTMFDFDDDETGNVRGALVVMEDISQEKRLKNTFYRYMTQEVAEQLLSSGETELGGKREEVSVLFSDIRSYTTITEQMQAEEVVEMLNQYFELMVDAVFEFKGTLDKYIGDAIMAVFGSPLYLEDHAWMSVQAAVEMRHRLVQFNQQRLQQFIDRNGCEPVTPEEICLTILNIGIGINSDTVISGNIGSSKRMELTSIGDGVNLGSRLEGATKQYGCDIIISESTYAYCQDRVWVTELDRIKVKGKNKAISIYELVDLRSNSIPAPKQEIMELYDRGRNLYLQRQFASSMAQFGRVLELDRSNKAASLHLSRCQHFLQKPPGDDWDGIWSLTEK